One Apodemus sylvaticus chromosome 14, mApoSyl1.1, whole genome shotgun sequence DNA window includes the following coding sequences:
- the Mcm10 gene encoding protein MCM10 homolog, producing the protein MDVEEDDLCLLTSLLEESEAALPCSSGENKSLSLEDGGDPDEFDELFDADGDGESYTEEADSEEGKTGNQEECLATLFGDVEDLTDDEVPTSQVDSSVPPAPAPRQEKTNQELQDELKKLQEQMKSLQEQLKAASIKQPPLCTAPLKEPPGASLQPPRKEKKIRRIQESACFSAELDAPALPRAKRVARTPKTPAEPSSRISTPSQPLQLTSSFLAPKSSSSGSASPPSPQAVPGNRRSGMTGHQSRATPGTSGERPPQVSQVSVEAFSGLRLRRPRVSSTEMNRKMTGRKLIRLSQIKEKMATENLEEKDWVTFGVILRKVTPQSANSGKTFSIWKLNDLRDLTQCVSLFLFGDVHKDLWKTEQGTVVGLLNANPMKPKDGSAEVCLSIDHPQKVLIMGEAMDLGTCKAKKKNGEPCTQTVNLHDCEYCQYHIQAQYRKLSAKRSDLQSTFSGGRIPKKFRKGTSLKERLCQDGFYYGGVSSESFAASMVAATAPKKKVQTTLTNLVVRGTNSIIQETKQKLGIPQKSLSCSEEFRELMALPTFGARNLQKHLARAKSSGSPKPAIQSISASALLKQQKQQMLEMRKRRSEEMQKRFLQSTSEVQSPAVPSSSQQAAAQSPRTGAEFPRLEGTASPRMPQLGRGISEGDDVLFFDESPPPRPKLSAAAEAKKLAAIAKLRAKGQILTKIDPNNIIRKPVDARAALGVKERAENSGTVSPEDELEPARKKRREQLAYLESEEFQKILKAKSKHTDILKEAEAELQESYFEPLVKKEQMEEKMRATREVKCRVVTCRTCTYTHFKPLETCVSEQHSLHWHDGIKRFFKCPCGNRTISLDKLPNKHCRNCGLYKWERDGMLKEKTGPKIGGETLLPRGEEHAKFLNSLK; encoded by the exons ATGGATG TGGAGGAGGATGACTTGTGTCTGCTGACATCTCTGCTGGAGGAGAGCGAGGCAGCCTTGCCCTGTAGTTCAGGAGAGAATAAGTCCTTGTCTCTGGAAGATGGCGGCgacccagatgaatttgatgagCTTTTTGATGCTGATGGTGACGGTGAATCTTACACAGAAGAGGCTGACAGCGAAGAGGGAAAGACCGGAAACCAGGAGGAGTGCTTGGCCACTCTCTTTGGCGATGTGGAGGACTTAACAGATGATGAAGTTCCTACATCACAGGTTGACAGCAGCGTCCCCCCTGCTCCTGCGCCCAGACAGGAGAAAACCAATCAGGAGTTGCAAG ATGAATTAAAGAAGTTGCAAGAGCAAATGAAATCCTTACAGGAACAGCTAAAAGCTGCATCAATTAAACAGCCGCCTCTGTGCACGGCCCCTTTGAAGGAACCGCCTG GTGCCTCTCTGCAGCCCCCACGTAAGGAGAAGAAAATTCGGAGAATTCAGGAGTCAGCGTGCTTTTCTGCAGAGCTCGATGCCCCCGCTTTACCCAGAGCCAAGCGGGTGGCACGGACGCCAAAGACTCCTGCAG AGCCATCTTCAAGGATCAGCACACCCTCACAGCCACTACAGCTTACTTCCAGTTTTCTAGCCCCGAAAAGCTCCTCTTCAGGGTCGGCAAGCCCGCCCTCACCTCAAGCTGTTCCTGGAAACAGACGCAGTGGGATGACTGGACATCAAAGCAGGGCGACCCCGGGGACTTCTGGGGAGCGGCCCCCGCAGGTTTCCCAGGTCTCTGTGGAAGCCTTCTCAGGCCTACGCCTCAG GCGACCTCGAGTCTCCTCCACAGAAATGAACAGGAAGATGACAGGCCGGAAACTGATCCGACTGTCTCAGATCAAGGAGAAGATGGCAACTGAGAACCTGGAAGAGAAGGACTGGGTGACATTTGGGGTTATTCTGAGGAAGGTCACTCCACAGAGCGCTAACAGT GGGAAGACGTTTAGCATCTGGAAACTGAACGACCTTCGAGACCTGACTCAGTGTGTGTCCTTGTTCTTGTTTGGAGACGTCCACAAAGATCTCTGGAAGACGGAGCAGGGGACTGTCGTAGGATTGCTCAACGCCAATCCCATGAAGCCCAAAGATGGCTCGGCCGAG GTGTGCTTATCTATTGATCATCCCCAAAAAGTCTTAATTATGGGAGAAGCCATGGACCTGGGAACCTGTAAAGCTAAGAAGAAGAACGGAGAGCCGTGTACACAAACCGTCAACTTG CACGACTGTGAATACTGCCAGTATCACATCCAGGCCCAGTACAGGAAGCTCAGCGCCAAGCGCTCCGACCTGCAGTCCACTTTCTCTGGGGGACGAATTCCAAAGAAGTTCCGCAAAGGCACCAGCCTGAAGGAGCGGCTGTGTCAAGATGGCTTCTACTACGGCGGCGTATCTTCCGAATCCTTTGCAGCATCCAT GGTGGCAGCCACTGCTCCTAAGAAGAAGGTTCAAACCACGCTGACCAATCTGGTTGTGAGGGGCACAAACTCAATCatccaggaaacaaaacaaaaacttg GAATTCCCCAGAAGAGCTTGTCTTGCTCTGAGGAGTTCAGGGAACTGATGGCCCTACCCACATTTGGAGCCAGAAACTTACAAAAGCATTTAGCCAGAGCCAAGTCTTCAG GGAGCCCCAAACCTGCCATCCAATCCATCTCAGCGTCAGCCCTCTTGaagcagcagaaacaacagatgCTGGAAATGCGGAAGAGGAGATCAGAAGAAATGCAGAAGCG ATTCCTCCAAAGCACAAGTGAAGTCCAGAGCCCAGCAGTACCGTCTTCCTCTCAACAGGCTGCCGCCCAGTCTCCTCGAACTGGGGCTGAGTTCCCCAGGCTGGAAGGAACCGCATCCCCACGGATGCCCCAGCTGGGCAGAGGCATCTCAGAAGGGGACGATGTTCTCTTCTTTGATGAATCACCACCACCAAGACCAAAACTGAGCGCAGCAGCAGAAGCTAAAAAG ttaGCTGCTATTGCAAAATTAAGGGCAAAGGGCCAGATTCTTACAAAAATAGACCCAAACAATATTATAAGGAAGCCAGTGGACGCCCGAGCCGCGCTGGGAGTGAAGGAGCGTGCGGAGAACAGTGGCACAGTTTCTCCTGAAG ATGAACTGGAGCCTGCCAGGAAGAAAAGGCGAGAGCAGCTGGCCTACTTAGAGTCAGAGGAATTTCAGAAAATTCTGAAAGCAAAGTCCAAGCACACAGACATCCTGAAGGAG GCCGAGGCTGAGCTACAGGAATCCTATTTTGAGCCACTAGTGAAAAAAgaacaaatggaagaaaagatgAGAGCCACCCGCGAAGTGAAGTGCCGAGTGGTGACGTGCAGGACG TGCACCTATACCCACTTCAAGCCTCTGGAGACCTGCGTCAGCGAGCAGCATAGCCTCCACTGGCATGACGGCATCAAGAGGTTTTTCAAATGTCCTTGTGGAAACAGGACTATCTCCCTGGACAAGCTCCCAAATAAACATTGTCG taACTGTGGCCTCTACAAGTGGGAACGGGATGGGATGCTAAAG GAGAAGACTGGTCCAAAGATAGGAGGCGAAACCCTGCTGCCTAGAGGAGAAGAGCACGCCAAGTTCCTCAACAGCCTTAAATGA